The Tessaracoccus aquimaris sequence GCCTTGGAGAACTCCTCACCGGAGAGCTCCGTCACCGCGCCGGTCGCCATCCCCATCTTCATCAGCAGCGTCCCGTACAGCGGGCCGCTGGTGCCCCCGACGGTGCTCACCAACGTCATGCCCGCCTTCTTCAGCAGGGCATCGACGGTGTTGGCCTCGTCGAGATGGGTGACGACCGCGGCGGTGCCGCGCGCCATGTTCGCCCCGTGGTCGGCGTCGCCGATCGCGGAGTCAAGGTCGGTCAGATATGCCTTGTTCTGCTCGACGATCTCAGCGAAGCGGCGGAGCCATGCGGCCAGTTGATCCAGGGTTACCTCAGTTGCACTCACAGGCCCCACCGTAGCCCCGCGGACTGGACGGGGGCGTCCCACAGGCGAATCATCTCGTCGTCCGCGCGAAGCAGCGTCAACGAGCAGCCGGCCATCTCGAGGCTGGTGATGTAGTTGCCGACAAGGTTGCGCTCGACCTTTACCCCGGCGTCCTCGAGGAGGGCGATCACCTCGGCGTACATCACGTACAGCTCGATCAGCGGCGTGCCTCCCATGCCGTTGAGCATGGCGATGACGGGTGCGCCGGTGAAATCAAGGTCGGCGAGGATGGGCTGGACCAGTTGCTCGGCGACCGAGTGGGCGTCGCCGATGGGCTCGCGGTGTCGGCCCGGCTCGCCGTGGATGCCGATGCCGATCTCCATCTCGTTCTCGGGCAGGTCGAAGGTCGGCTTGCCAGCGGACGGGACGGTGCACGAGGTGAGCGCCATGCCCATCGAGCGGCCGTTGTCTGCGACCTTCTGCGCGAGCGCCTGGATGGAGGCGAGGTCGCCGCCCTCCTCGGCCGCGGCGCCGACGATCTTCTCGAGGAGGACGGTCGTGCCGACGCCGCGTCGACCCGCGGTGTAGAGCGAGTCCTGGACGGCGACGTCATCGGCGACGACGACGGTCGCGACCTCGATGCCCGCGTCTGCGGCGAGTTCGGCGGCCATCTCGAAGTTCATCACGTCGCCGGTGTAGTTCTTGACGATGTGGAGCACGCCCGCGCCGTTGTCAACGGTGGTGGTGGCGGCGAGCATCTGGTCGGGGGTGGGGGAGGTGAACACCTCGCCCGCGCAGGCCGCGTCGAGCATGCCCGTGCCGACGAAGCCGCCGTGCATGGGCTCGTGGCCGGAGCCGCCGCCGGAGATGATGGCGACCTTTCCGCCGTCCTTCGGGGTTGCCCGGTAGATCACGCGATTCTCGAAGTCGACCCGGACGTCCTTGTCCGAGGCGGCGATGCCCTTCAGGGCGTCTGCGATCACGTTGTCGGGGTTGTTGATGAGCTTCTTCACGAGAGCCTC is a genomic window containing:
- the dhaL gene encoding dihydroxyacetone kinase subunit DhaL encodes the protein MSATEVTLDQLAAWLRRFAEIVEQNKAYLTDLDSAIGDADHGANMARGTAAVVTHLDEANTVDALLKKAGMTLVSTVGGTSGPLYGTLLMKMGMATGAVTELSGEEFSKAFHAGLEGLIARGKTELGDKTMVDALTPAIEAFDAALADGADVHAATESAAKAAAAGRDATTPLVARKGRASYLGERSAGHMDPGATSSTYLFDALAEAIGT
- the dhaK gene encoding dihydroxyacetone kinase subunit DhaK, with translation MKKLINNPDNVIADALKGIAASDKDVRVDFENRVIYRATPKDGGKVAIISGGGSGHEPMHGGFVGTGMLDAACAGEVFTSPTPDQMLAATTTVDNGAGVLHIVKNYTGDVMNFEMAAELAADAGIEVATVVVADDVAVQDSLYTAGRRGVGTTVLLEKIVGAAAEEGGDLASIQALAQKVADNGRSMGMALTSCTVPSAGKPTFDLPENEMEIGIGIHGEPGRHREPIGDAHSVAEQLVQPILADLDFTGAPVIAMLNGMGGTPLIELYVMYAEVIALLEDAGVKVERNLVGNYITSLEMAGCSLTLLRADDEMIRLWDAPVQSAGLRWGL